Genomic segment of Synechococcus sp. A15-28:
CGGCGGTTACCAGCAGTAGGTTCTGGTGGTTGTGGGACCCCGGCATGGCCAGTGCTTCAGCGGGGAACAACCGCTGGGTTGGCTCGTGGACCCAGCCTTCGTCGTCGATCCAGAGGTCGGCGGGGAGACCATCGGGTTGGGCCGACTCCGCACTGACCCAGATGCCGCCGTTCCAGCTCCGGCGCTGCTGGCGCAGGTCGGGATCATCGGCGTTGAAGATGGCCTGGTCGGAGCGTTCGAGCAGGCCGCGCTTGATCGCCCGATAGGCCTCGACGGTGCCGTGGCGTTCCAGATGATCCGGGGTGAGCGTGGTCCAGATGCCGATTCGGGGGCGGATGCGGTCGGCGGCTTCGATCTGGTAGCTGCTCAGTTCCATCACCAGCCAGTCGGGTGGTGCGGCTGACTGTTGCTGCAGGCTCAGGGCCATGTCGGCGGCGGACACGCCCATGTTTCCGCCCATGGGAGCGGCCAGGCCGGCTTTGCCCAGCACATGGCTGAGTAGATGGGTGACGGTGGTCTTTCCGTTGGTGCCGGTGATGCCCACCCAGGGGATGTGCTGCAGCGCGTCCCAGGCCACAGCCATCTCTCCATCCACGGCGATGCCGTGCTGGCGCAATTGCTCGATCGTTGGGTGGTCCCAGGGGATCCCTGGGCTGATCACCACCCGTTGCACGTCATCCAGCCAGGGGCGAAAGCTGTCGATGGCGAAAGGGGACTGCAGTCGCACCTCAATCCCCTGTTCTCGCAGTGATTCAGCTTTGGCCTCCAGCAGTTCACCCTGGCCGGAGTCGATCACGGAGACGGAGTGACCGGAGGCCTGCAGCAGGCGCGCAGCTCCCAGGCCCGAGCGCCCAAGTCCGATGACGACGGTTTGAGCCATCGAGTTCAACTGCGCCAATCGCTTGGCAGCCTACGGGGATGAGCAGAAATACTGGAAAGTAATTTGGAGGTGAAATTTTGGCTTTGTACTAAATCTTGAGCGGCAATCTCTCCGCTTCGTTTAATGAAATGGGCGATACTGGATTTGAACCAGTGACTCCTACAATGTCAATGTAGTGCTCTACCCCTGAGCTAATCGCCCGAAATGAAGGCAACCAACGTGCACTGTCGGTTGATTTCGGTATTAGAGATTAGCAGCAGGCCTGCCCGCACTTCAGCGGCGCATCAGTTCAATCCGCCAGCGCTCCCGCTTGGTCAGGGTGCATGACAACAGCTCGAGGCTGCCGCGATCCTGCAGCTGC
This window contains:
- the murD gene encoding UDP-N-acetylmuramoyl-L-alanine--D-glutamate ligase; the encoded protein is MAQTVVIGLGRSGLGAARLLQASGHSVSVIDSGQGELLEAKAESLREQGIEVRLQSPFAIDSFRPWLDDVQRVVISPGIPWDHPTIEQLRQHGIAVDGEMAVAWDALQHIPWVGITGTNGKTTVTHLLSHVLGKAGLAAPMGGNMGVSAADMALSLQQQSAAPPDWLVMELSSYQIEAADRIRPRIGIWTTLTPDHLERHGTVEAYRAIKRGLLERSDQAIFNADDPDLRQQRRSWNGGIWVSAESAQPDGLPADLWIDDEGWVHEPTQRLFPAEALAMPGSHNHQNLLLVTAAALQIGLSPASIEAGLRSFPGVPHRLEPLGRIRNAQVFNDSKATNYDAAAVGLRAMRGPVVVLAGGTTKQGDASDWLAELNRRACAVVLFGAGAEELQGLITTSGFPGPLSLCNDLSAAVDQAVQRAEALGASNLLLSPACASFDQYRDFEARGDHFKQLIHQVQSGSN